From Streptomyces sp. NBC_01460, a single genomic window includes:
- a CDS encoding excinuclease ABC subunit UvrA — protein sequence MAAHRKTDPEDFIVLGEARQNNLKGVDLRIPKRKLTVFTGVSGSGKSSVVFDTLAVESQRQLNETLPAFVRNRMPKYERPEAEVMENLTTAIVIDQRQVGGNARSTVGTMTEILPMLRVLFSRAGSPGAGPSHMYSFNDPRGMCEACQGLGTTVRLELDRLLDESKSLNEGAIGFPSFAVGTFQWQLYGESGLFDPDLPLRDFSAKDRELLLHGKGFTVDRAGRNGVYKNEYEGIVERFTRRYVKPGLDHAKGKEREAIERVVTQGPCAVCHGGRLNEAALASRIDGDNIADFAALEITELIERLARVDTPAVKPVVAGARAALERISSVGLGYLSLGRRTTSLSGGEAQRLKMVRHLSSSLTGLTYIFDEPSVGLHPRDVRRMNEILLALRDRGNTVLVVEHDRDVIAIADHVVDMGPGAGRDGGEVTFEGTPAGLRRSRTVTGEQLRRVPGLKERYRSPTGALTVRGARLHNLDDVTVDIPTGVLTAVTGVAGSGKSTLISRVFTAQHPGAIVIDQSSIGISPRSNPATYTDVMDVLRRRFARASGEKPGLFSFNSEGACPECKGKGVIETDLAFMDPVTTVCERCEGRRFNDEALRHTVDGRTVVDVLDMTVEEAAGFFDDAPALRKLALLTEVGLGYLTLGQPLSTLSGGERQRLKLAHRLKETGSVYLFDEPTTGLHMSDIDRLLELFDRLVDGDNTVVVIEHDLDVVKHADWVVDLGPEAGTHGGRVVFEGTPAELARAKGSHTGSSLAADLRDREKASS from the coding sequence ATGGCGGCTCACCGGAAGACCGACCCCGAGGACTTCATCGTGCTGGGCGAGGCCCGGCAGAACAATCTCAAGGGCGTCGACCTGCGCATCCCGAAGAGAAAGCTGACCGTCTTCACCGGGGTCTCCGGATCGGGGAAGTCCTCGGTGGTGTTCGACACCCTCGCGGTCGAGTCCCAGCGGCAGCTGAACGAGACCCTGCCCGCCTTCGTCCGCAACCGGATGCCCAAGTACGAGCGGCCGGAAGCCGAGGTGATGGAGAACCTCACCACGGCGATCGTCATCGACCAGCGGCAGGTCGGCGGCAACGCCCGCTCGACGGTCGGCACGATGACCGAGATCCTGCCGATGCTGCGGGTGCTCTTCTCCCGCGCGGGCAGCCCCGGCGCGGGCCCCTCCCACATGTACTCCTTCAACGACCCGCGCGGCATGTGCGAGGCCTGCCAGGGGCTCGGTACGACGGTCCGGCTGGAACTCGACCGGCTGCTCGACGAGAGCAAGAGCCTCAACGAGGGGGCCATCGGCTTCCCGTCGTTCGCCGTCGGCACCTTCCAGTGGCAGCTCTACGGCGAGTCGGGGCTCTTCGACCCGGACCTGCCGTTACGCGACTTCTCCGCGAAGGACCGCGAACTGCTGCTGCACGGCAAGGGGTTCACGGTCGACCGCGCCGGCCGCAACGGCGTGTACAAGAACGAGTACGAGGGGATCGTAGAGCGTTTCACCCGCCGGTACGTCAAACCCGGCCTGGACCACGCGAAGGGCAAAGAGCGCGAGGCCATCGAACGGGTGGTGACCCAGGGCCCCTGCGCCGTGTGCCACGGCGGCCGGCTCAACGAGGCGGCCCTCGCCTCGCGCATCGACGGGGACAACATCGCGGACTTCGCCGCGCTGGAGATCACCGAGCTGATCGAGCGGCTCGCCCGGGTCGACACGCCGGCCGTCAAGCCGGTGGTGGCGGGTGCGCGGGCGGCGCTGGAGCGCATCAGCTCCGTCGGTCTCGGCTATCTGTCGCTCGGGCGGCGGACCACGTCCCTGTCCGGCGGCGAGGCCCAACGGCTCAAGATGGTGCGCCACCTGAGCAGCAGCCTGACGGGGCTCACGTACATCTTCGACGAGCCCAGCGTCGGCCTCCATCCTCGCGACGTGCGCCGCATGAACGAGATCCTGCTCGCGCTGCGCGACAGGGGGAACACCGTGCTGGTCGTGGAGCACGACCGGGACGTCATCGCGATCGCCGACCACGTCGTCGACATGGGCCCCGGGGCCGGCCGCGACGGCGGCGAGGTGACCTTCGAGGGCACCCCGGCGGGACTGCGGCGGTCCCGCACCGTGACCGGCGAGCAGCTGAGGCGCGTCCCCGGGCTCAAGGAGCGGTACCGCTCCCCCACCGGCGCCCTGACGGTGCGCGGCGCCCGTCTGCACAATCTCGACGACGTCACGGTCGACATCCCCACCGGGGTGCTGACGGCGGTGACCGGTGTGGCCGGTTCCGGCAAGAGCACCCTCATCTCCCGGGTGTTCACCGCGCAGCACCCCGGGGCCATCGTGATCGACCAGTCGTCGATCGGCATCTCCCCGCGCTCCAACCCGGCGACGTACACCGACGTCATGGACGTCCTGCGGCGGCGGTTCGCGCGTGCCTCGGGCGAGAAGCCGGGCCTGTTCAGCTTCAACTCGGAGGGCGCCTGCCCGGAGTGCAAGGGCAAGGGCGTCATCGAGACGGACCTGGCCTTCATGGACCCGGTCACCACGGTGTGCGAGCGCTGCGAGGGCCGGCGGTTCAACGACGAGGCCCTGCGCCACACCGTGGACGGCAGAACCGTCGTCGACGTCCTGGACATGACGGTCGAGGAGGCCGCGGGCTTCTTCGACGACGCGCCCGCGCTGCGGAAACTGGCCCTCCTCACCGAGGTGGGGCTCGGCTACCTGACGCTGGGCCAGCCGCTGTCCACCCTCTCCGGCGGTGAGCGGCAACGGCTCAAGCTGGCGCACCGGCTCAAGGAGACGGGCAGCGTCTACCTCTTCGACGAGCCGACCACCGGCCTCCACATGAGCGACATCGACCGGCTGCTGGAGCTCTTCGACCGGCTCGTGGACGGCGACAACACCGTGGTCGTGATCGAGCACGACCTCGACGTCGTCAAGCACGCCGACTGGGTCGTCGATCTCGGTCCGGAGGCCGGCACCCACGGGGGGCGCGTGGTCTTCGAGGGCACGCCCGCCGAGCTGGCCCGGGCGAAGGGCTCGCACACGGGCAGCAGTCTCGCCGCGGACCTGCGCGACCGGGAGAAGGCCTCGTCCTGA
- a CDS encoding LLM class flavin-dependent oxidoreductase, producing the protein MRHGVVILPEQRWSQARDQWVLAERLGFDHAWTYDQLMWRWLRDEPWFACVPTLAAAAAVTSRITLGTMVATPTYRHPVTLAKELMSLEDIAGGRFVCGLGAGAGGLDDRVVDPAERTPRQRADRFAEFVEALDLLLTDRVSSYTGTHYDFRDVPVHPGCLTRPRVPFAVAATGPRGMRLAARQADTWVTAGPPGRFDALPYEKALPDIARQLDGLDAACAATGRDPATLNRLLLTGALVGGVLDSVESYRDAVGRFGELGITDLVVHWPRPSFPYQGDPRVLEAIAEEVLLPRERIGGATTGARQDTTEHDGAGGTR; encoded by the coding sequence GTGCGCCACGGAGTGGTGATCCTGCCCGAACAGCGCTGGTCGCAGGCGCGCGACCAGTGGGTACTGGCCGAGCGCCTCGGTTTCGACCATGCCTGGACCTACGACCAGTTGATGTGGCGCTGGCTGCGTGACGAACCCTGGTTCGCCTGCGTGCCCACCCTGGCCGCCGCCGCAGCCGTCACCTCGCGGATCACGCTGGGCACGATGGTCGCCACCCCCACCTACCGCCATCCGGTGACGCTGGCGAAGGAGCTGATGTCCCTGGAGGACATCGCCGGGGGCAGGTTCGTCTGCGGCCTGGGGGCCGGGGCGGGCGGCCTGGACGACCGGGTGGTGGACCCCGCCGAGCGCACCCCGCGACAACGCGCCGACCGCTTCGCCGAGTTCGTCGAGGCGCTGGACCTGCTGCTCACCGACCGGGTCTCCTCGTACACGGGCACCCACTACGACTTCCGCGACGTGCCCGTGCACCCGGGGTGCCTGACGCGCCCCCGGGTGCCGTTCGCCGTCGCCGCGACCGGGCCGCGCGGCATGCGGCTGGCCGCCCGGCAGGCGGACACGTGGGTCACCGCGGGCCCACCGGGCCGCTTCGACGCCCTGCCCTACGAGAAGGCGCTGCCCGACATCGCACGCCAGCTGGACGGCCTGGACGCCGCCTGCGCCGCGACCGGACGCGACCCGGCCACGCTGAACCGGCTCCTGCTCACCGGCGCCCTCGTCGGCGGGGTGCTCGACTCCGTGGAGTCCTACCGGGACGCGGTGGGCCGGTTCGGCGAGCTGGGCATCACCGACCTGGTCGTGCACTGGCCGCGCCCCTCCTTCCCGTACCAGGGCGATCCGCGCGTGCTGGAGGCCATCGCGGAGGAGGTCCTCCTCCCCCGCGAGCGGATCGGCGGCGCCACCACGGGAGCCCGTCAGGACACCACGGAGCACGACGGCGCGGGAGGCACACGATGA
- a CDS encoding gamma-glutamyltransferase family protein: MLFRPELHGTRGAVASTHWLASTAGMSMLDRGGNAFDAAAAAAFVIQVVEPHLNGPGGDVPILAHRSGSGVVDVVCGQGPMPAAATVDAFTERGLAVVPGSGLLPAVVPGAFGAWLRLLKEYGTLPLEIVLEPAVGYAERGYPLLPKAAAMIGALSGLFRDTWTESGRTYLRRGVAPRAGERVTNPVLARTFRRVVSEAKASGRDREGVIDAATEVFYTGFVAEAIDTYLAKAEEMDSTGRRNGGLLTGADMAAWRPGLERSLSLEYRGRTVHKAGPWSQGPVFLQQLALLEGFDLAGMGPGSAAYVHTVVEAAKLAFADREAWFGDPEHADVPMGALLDPAYTAERRALIGSEASGELRPGRPGGREPLLPPLHDGSTAPADPAWLGELEQGIPAIMKLTASTGDTCCITATDAAGNMVAATPSGGWLKSSPVIPGLGFPLGTRGQMATLTPGHPNTLAPGKRPRTTLSPTMVLRDGEPQLAFGTPGGDQQDQWTLGFFLNHVDHGMGPQAAVEARAFHTDHVPTSFAPRRFRPGTVVLESGWPAGELELLRRRGHAVELAPDYSLGKVCATGPAGDGLVLGAASPRGAQAYAVAG, encoded by the coding sequence GTGCTCTTCCGACCGGAACTGCACGGCACCCGCGGTGCCGTGGCGTCCACCCACTGGCTGGCTTCGACCGCTGGAATGTCCATGCTCGACCGGGGCGGCAACGCCTTCGACGCCGCTGCCGCCGCCGCCTTCGTCATCCAGGTGGTGGAACCGCACCTCAACGGGCCGGGCGGCGACGTGCCCATCCTCGCCCACCGTTCCGGGTCCGGTGTGGTCGACGTCGTCTGCGGGCAGGGACCGATGCCCGCGGCGGCGACCGTCGACGCCTTCACCGAGCGGGGCCTGGCCGTGGTCCCCGGTTCCGGACTGCTGCCGGCCGTCGTCCCGGGGGCCTTCGGCGCCTGGCTGCGGCTGCTGAAGGAGTACGGCACGCTGCCCCTGGAGATCGTCCTGGAGCCCGCCGTCGGGTACGCGGAACGGGGCTATCCCCTGCTCCCCAAGGCGGCGGCGATGATCGGCGCGCTGTCGGGACTCTTCCGCGACACCTGGACGGAGTCGGGCCGCACCTACCTGAGGCGGGGCGTCGCCCCGCGGGCCGGGGAGCGGGTCACCAATCCCGTGCTGGCCCGGACCTTCCGGCGCGTCGTCAGCGAGGCGAAGGCATCGGGGCGGGACCGCGAAGGCGTGATCGACGCGGCGACGGAGGTGTTCTACACCGGCTTCGTGGCGGAGGCGATCGACACCTACCTGGCCAAGGCGGAGGAGATGGACTCCACGGGGCGGCGCAACGGCGGGCTGCTGACCGGTGCGGACATGGCCGCGTGGCGGCCGGGGCTGGAGCGGTCGCTGAGCCTGGAGTACCGGGGCCGTACGGTGCACAAGGCAGGCCCGTGGTCGCAGGGCCCGGTCTTCCTCCAGCAGCTGGCGCTGCTGGAGGGCTTCGACCTGGCGGGGATGGGGCCGGGGAGCGCCGCGTACGTGCACACGGTGGTCGAGGCCGCCAAGCTCGCGTTCGCCGACCGTGAGGCGTGGTTCGGCGACCCGGAGCACGCGGATGTGCCGATGGGGGCCCTGCTGGACCCCGCGTACACGGCCGAACGGCGCGCGCTCATCGGGTCCGAGGCGTCGGGGGAGCTGCGGCCCGGCAGGCCCGGCGGACGTGAGCCCCTGCTCCCGCCGCTGCACGACGGGAGCACCGCGCCGGCGGACCCGGCCTGGCTGGGTGAGCTGGAGCAGGGCATTCCGGCCATCATGAAGCTGACCGCCTCCACCGGCGACACCTGCTGCATCACGGCCACCGACGCCGCGGGCAACATGGTGGCGGCGACGCCCAGCGGCGGCTGGCTCAAGAGCTCTCCGGTGATACCGGGGCTGGGCTTCCCCCTCGGCACCCGCGGGCAGATGGCGACGCTGACGCCGGGTCACCCCAACACCCTGGCGCCGGGAAAGCGGCCGCGCACCACGCTCAGCCCGACCATGGTCCTGCGGGACGGGGAGCCGCAGCTGGCCTTCGGCACACCGGGCGGCGACCAGCAGGACCAGTGGACTTTGGGCTTCTTCCTCAACCACGTGGACCACGGCATGGGCCCGCAGGCGGCCGTCGAGGCGCGGGCCTTCCACACCGACCACGTGCCCACGTCGTTCGCCCCGCGCCGGTTCCGCCCCGGGACCGTGGTGCTGGAGAGCGGCTGGCCGGCCGGGGAGCTGGAGCTGCTGCGGCGACGGGGCCACGCGGTGGAGCTCGCGCCCGACTACTCCCTGGGCAAGGTCTGCGCCACCGGCCCGGCCGGCGACGGCCTGGTGCTCGGAGCGGCCAGCCCGCGCGGCGCGCAGGCCTACGCCGTCGCCGGGTAG
- a CDS encoding PhzF family phenazine biosynthesis protein, producing MIGYEIVDMFTDVPFDGCALGVVPDAQGLSEADMLAVAREIALTETAFVLPPGLPGSAYRVRVMTPGGESPYGGHSAVGTASVLVRTGRLAPGEAVQECGGRQLTVTAGPDGSALTVGGTPLLRPEWDPDPLLAACGLSGSDLTATPHLTGFGPAFHFLPVCEEALAGASADLADPVWEDCPDAVLVAYDHENRTARVRVFAPGYGMPEDPACASAALGLGAWLAREKGLPGTDGRHSYRVLQGEGLGRPATLTCTVDLREGRATAATVHGRVTATASGRLTAPGRP from the coding sequence ATGATCGGATACGAGATCGTCGACATGTTCACCGACGTCCCGTTCGACGGCTGCGCCCTCGGTGTCGTACCCGACGCGCAGGGCCTCTCGGAGGCGGACATGCTCGCCGTCGCCCGGGAGATCGCCCTGACCGAGACGGCGTTCGTCCTCCCGCCCGGCCTGCCCGGGTCCGCCTACCGGGTGCGGGTGATGACCCCGGGCGGGGAGTCGCCGTACGGGGGCCACAGCGCCGTGGGCACGGCCAGTGTCCTGGTCCGGACCGGACGGCTCGCGCCCGGCGAGGCGGTGCAGGAGTGCGGCGGCCGGCAGCTCACCGTGACGGCCGGGCCGGACGGCTCCGCCCTGACCGTGGGGGGTACCCCCCTGCTGCGGCCCGAGTGGGACCCCGACCCGCTCCTGGCGGCGTGCGGTCTGTCCGGCTCCGACCTCACCGCGACACCCCACCTGACCGGCTTCGGACCGGCCTTCCACTTCCTGCCCGTCTGCGAGGAAGCGCTGGCCGGGGCGTCGGCCGACCTGGCCGACCCGGTCTGGGAGGACTGCCCCGACGCCGTGCTCGTCGCGTACGACCACGAGAACCGGACCGCCCGCGTCCGGGTGTTCGCGCCCGGATACGGCATGCCCGAGGACCCGGCCTGCGCCTCCGCCGCCCTCGGGCTCGGCGCCTGGCTGGCCCGGGAGAAGGGGTTGCCCGGCACGGACGGCCGGCACTCCTACCGGGTGCTCCAGGGCGAGGGGCTGGGCCGGCCGGCCACCCTCACCTGCACCGTCGACCTGCGGGAGGGCCGGGCCACGGCCGCCACGGTCCACGGCAGGGTCACCGCCACCGCGTCCGGCCGGCTGACCGCACCGGGACGGCCCTGA